The stretch of DNA GCCCGCGTTGGCCTTCTCGACGAAGTAACGCGCATCGGAGTCGATATCGATCGAACGCGGGTGTTTGTACGGGAATGCCGCCACGCCGACGCTGAAGTCGCCGGTCGCGCGCACCAGGCGCACGAGTTCCGCGGCGTACTCCAGGCCTTCGGGGTGCTTGATCCATTCGCCCTCCGGATCACCGGGCGGATCCCCACGCACGGCCAGAATGTTGTGTACGCCGCCGGCGATGAACTTGCCGAGCAAGGACCGCAACTCATCGACCGAGTGGTTCACTGCGGTCAGATGCGCGAGCGGCAACATCGTGGTCTCGGCCGCGATCCGGTCTGTGATGCGCAAGGTGCCCTCTCGCGTCGTACCGCCCGCTCCATAGGTCACCGATACGAAAGCCGGATGGAGTTTCTCCAGTTGCCTGATCGTGTTCCACAGCTGCGTCTCGGAGGCGTCATCCCGAGGCGGGAAAAACTCGAAGGAGAACGTTCGACCGGCGTCCAGGGCAGCACGCACCGAGCGTTCACGAGGGGGGTTGAGCATGCCCTCCAGGATAGCCGTCGGCCACGACGGGCCGACGACAAGGAATACTGGTCAACCGTGAGCGGTATGTTTCCTTCCCCTATCGACCTCGACGCGATTCGTCGACGCATCGATAGCGCGCTATCTGAACACCTGTCCGAGCGCGCTGAGCATCTCGCCTCGCTCAGCGAGGACTTGCGACCGGTCGCGCATGCGTTGATCGACTTCTGCGCAGACGGCAAACGTATCCGGCCGCTGTTCGCATACTGCGGGTGGCGCGCAGCGGGCGGCGGGAGCGCCGATCAGCACGTCATCGACGCGGTTTCCGGGTTGGAGCTGATTCAGGCCGCGGCGCTGGTGCACGATGACATCATCGACGAGTCGGACTCGCGACGCGGCCGCCCGAGCGCTCATCGCACCTTCGAACACTTACACCTCGAGGGTGGATTTGCCGGTAGCGCTGAAAAGTACGGCGTCGCCGTCGCGATCCTGCTCGGCGACCTTGCATTGATCTGGGCGGACGCCGTCGTGCAGGGTTCACAACTCAGCGACGCAGCGTTATTGCGTGTGCGCAGCGAGTTGGATCTGATGCGGATCGAAGTCATGGCCGGGCAGTTCCTCGACGTACTCGAACAGGCGCGCCCCGCCCCGCCCGAGCTCGCGGTGCAGTCGGCGCTGAAGGTGGCGGCGTTGAAGTCCGCGTCGTACACGGTCGCGCGGCCGCTGTTGATCGGTGCCGCGATCGCCGGCGCGGGCGAGGATGTGCGCTCGACGTACGCCACTTTCGGTCAGCACATCGGAATCGCGTTTCAATTACGCGATGACCTACTTGGGGTCTATGGCGATCCAGCCGTGACCGGCAAACCGGCGGGTGACGATCTTCGCGAGGGCAAACGCACGGCGTTGATCGCCCGCGCCCTCGATCACCTCGGCGACCGTACCGAGCTGACCGAGGCACTCGGTGACCCCGACCTGACCGAGACCGATATCGAACGCGTGCGCGGGCTCATCTCCGATTCCGGAGCGACGGCCGACGTCGAGCAAATCATCGAGGAGCGCACGGCCACCGCGCTCGACGCCCTCGATCGCGTCGATCTCGACCCCGTTGGACGTGATGCTTTACGTTCACTCGCCGCGGCGGCGACCAGCCGATCTCGATGAGAGCGCCGTGCGCACCATGAATCCCGCACCGCGCCGGGTGGTGGTCGTCGGTGCCGGACTGTCGGGCCTGAGCGCCGCGATGCATCTGCGCGGCGCGGGGTGCGATGTCATCGTGCTCGAGCAATCGTCGTATGTCGGCGGGCTCTGTCATGACCTGGTGTTGGACGGCGTACGGCACGAGTCCGGACCGACCGTTCTGACGATGCCCGAGATCCTGGAAGCCGC from Cumulibacter soli encodes:
- the metF gene encoding methylenetetrahydrofolate reductase [NAD(P)H], translating into MLNPPRERSVRAALDAGRTFSFEFFPPRDDASETQLWNTIRQLEKLHPAFVSVTYGAGGTTREGTLRITDRIAAETTMLPLAHLTAVNHSVDELRSLLGKFIAGGVHNILAVRGDPPGDPEGEWIKHPEGLEYAAELVRLVRATGDFSVGVAAFPYKHPRSIDIDSDARYFVEKANAGADYAITQLFFDAEDYLRLRDRIVALGCDVPIIPGVLPVLSMGTIERAPKLSGAPFPAALGTQFDAIRTDPAAVRALGIERATQLCDTLLNEGAPGIHFITMNRSKATEEIYANLRSLNLAS
- a CDS encoding polyprenyl synthetase family protein codes for the protein MFPSPIDLDAIRRRIDSALSEHLSERAEHLASLSEDLRPVAHALIDFCADGKRIRPLFAYCGWRAAGGGSADQHVIDAVSGLELIQAAALVHDDIIDESDSRRGRPSAHRTFEHLHLEGGFAGSAEKYGVAVAILLGDLALIWADAVVQGSQLSDAALLRVRSELDLMRIEVMAGQFLDVLEQARPAPPELAVQSALKVAALKSASYTVARPLLIGAAIAGAGEDVRSTYATFGQHIGIAFQLRDDLLGVYGDPAVTGKPAGDDLREGKRTALIARALDHLGDRTELTEALGDPDLTETDIERVRGLISDSGATADVEQIIEERTATALDALDRVDLDPVGRDALRSLAAAATSRSR